In one Oncorhynchus nerka isolate Pitt River linkage group LG7, Oner_Uvic_2.0, whole genome shotgun sequence genomic region, the following are encoded:
- the LOC115132291 gene encoding protein ILRUN-like translates to MEGMDLDLDPELMQKFSCMGTTDKDILIAEFQRMLGFQLNPAGCAFFLDMTNWNLQAAIGAYYDFESPNINAPCMSFVGDVTIGEGESVPPDTPFTKTWRIQNTGAESWPPGVCLKYVGGDQFGHVNMVMVRSLNPQEMADVSVQMRSPLSPGMYQGQWRMCTATGLFYGDVIWVIVSVEVGGLLGVTQQMSSFQAEFNTQPARNVEGDYNPFASPQKHAGAHDNSHRDDSGLEDPADVWEGGPDRMQQEQNGLSHNSVNIATNGLQSNLVTYSQGIHEPYPFGQS, encoded by the exons ATGGAGGGCATGGATTTGGACCTGGACCCGGAGTTAATGCAAAAATTTAGCTGCATGGGCACTACCGATAAGGACATACTCATAGCCGAGTTTCAGAGAATGCTTGGGTTTCAACTGAACCCCGCTGGATGCGCCTTCTTCTTGGACATGACCAATTG GAACTTACAAGCAGCCATCGGAGCCTACTATGACTTTGAAAGCCCCAACATCAACGCACCATGCATGTCTTTTGTTGGGGATGTGACGATCGGGGAGGGGGAGTCTGTGCCCCCTGACACGCCCTTCACTAAGACGtggaggatacagaacacag GAGCAGAGTCTTGGCCCCCTGGGGTATGTCTGAAGTATGTTGGAGGGGACCAGTTTGGTCATGTGAACATGGTGATGGTGCGCTCATTAAACCCCCAGGAGATGGCTGATGTCAGCGTACAGATGCGCAGCCCCCTTTCCCCTGGCATGTACCAGGGCCAGTGGAGGATGTGCACAGCCACCGGACTCTTCTATGGGG ATGTGATCTGGGTAATCGTCAGCGTGGAGGTGGGAGGCCTCCTTGGCGTGACGCAGCAGATGTCCTCCTTCCAGGCCGAGTTCAACACCCAGCCTGCCCGCAACGTGGAGGGAGACTACAACCCCTTCGCCTCGCCACAGAAACACGCCGGTGCCCACGATAACAGTCACCGTGACGACAGCGGCCTCGAGGACCCCGCGGACGTCTGGGAGGGTGGCCCGGACCGAATGCAGCAAGAGCAAAATGGACTGTCACACAACTCTGTGAATATAGCAACAAACGGGCTCCAAAGCAACCTAGTGACTTACAGTCAG GGTATTCACGAACCCTATCCTTTTGGGCAGTCTTAA